One segment of Castanea sativa cultivar Marrone di Chiusa Pesio chromosome 3, ASM4071231v1 DNA contains the following:
- the LOC142629506 gene encoding uncharacterized protein LOC142629506 isoform X1, with the protein MLFMTDDTVIVLKRERVGEMANHNLVIDAWIKEAEEALKLVEGLENTIKNRNPEHFSLRSTAKSKLLELGVKLDRLESLLHNPPSKPNLTDEDLKFRWKMLSDIQLRTREVALSLYAFPSPNRSGGLPTAVADAKEKSAAIKSCCQDQMKASSSKENSELLEPLVSDDATQSHSQFGSYRPMSLLWKACWTIIVFLVVAALLFIFVLLRAVLLSMYSA; encoded by the exons ATGTTATTTATGACTGATGACACTGTCATtgttttgaagagagagagagtgggagAGATGGCTAATCACAATTTGGTTATAGATGCATGGataaaagaagctgaagaggcGCTAAAGCTGGTGGAAGGTTTAGAGAACACAATCAAGAACAGGAACCCAGAGCATTTCAGCCTCAGAAGCACTGCAAAATCAAAGCTTTTGGAGCTTGGAGTGAAGCTTGATCGCTTAGAATCACTGCTTCACAATCCACCCTCCAAACCCAACTT AACTGACGAAGATTTGAAATTCCGATGGAAAATGCTATCAGATATTCAGCTAAGAACAAGAGAAGTGGCTCTTAGTCTCTATGCTTTTCCCTCCCCAAACAG GTCAGGAGGCTTACCTACTGCAGTTGCAGATGCCAAAGAAAAAAGCGCAGCAATCAAGAGTTGTTGCCAAG ATCAAATGAAAGCTTCTTCCTCCAAAGAAAATTCGGAGCTTCTGGAACCACTTGTT TCAGATGATGCAACCCAAAGTCATTCACAG TTTGGTTCTTATAGACCAATGAGTCTGCTTTGGAAGGCTTGCTGGACCATCATAGTTTTTTTGGTAGTGGCTGCACTGCTGTTCATCTTTGTTCTCCTCCGTGCAGTTTTATTATCTATGTATTCAGCCTAA
- the LOC142629506 gene encoding syntaxin-52-like isoform X2: MLFMTDDTVIVLKRERVGEMANHNLVIDAWIKEAEEALKLVEGLENTIKNRNPEHFSLRSTAKSKLLELGVKLDRLESLLHNPPSKPNLTDEDLKFRWKMLSDIQLRTREVALSLYAFPSPNRSGGLPTAVADAKEKSAAIKSCCQDQMKASSSKENSELLEPLVMMQPKVIHSLVLIDQ, encoded by the exons ATGTTATTTATGACTGATGACACTGTCATtgttttgaagagagagagagtgggagAGATGGCTAATCACAATTTGGTTATAGATGCATGGataaaagaagctgaagaggcGCTAAAGCTGGTGGAAGGTTTAGAGAACACAATCAAGAACAGGAACCCAGAGCATTTCAGCCTCAGAAGCACTGCAAAATCAAAGCTTTTGGAGCTTGGAGTGAAGCTTGATCGCTTAGAATCACTGCTTCACAATCCACCCTCCAAACCCAACTT AACTGACGAAGATTTGAAATTCCGATGGAAAATGCTATCAGATATTCAGCTAAGAACAAGAGAAGTGGCTCTTAGTCTCTATGCTTTTCCCTCCCCAAACAG GTCAGGAGGCTTACCTACTGCAGTTGCAGATGCCAAAGAAAAAAGCGCAGCAATCAAGAGTTGTTGCCAAG ATCAAATGAAAGCTTCTTCCTCCAAAGAAAATTCGGAGCTTCTGGAACCACTTGTT ATGATGCAACCCAAAGTCATTCACAG TTTGGTTCTTATAGACCAATGA
- the LOC142629903 gene encoding uncharacterized protein LOC142629903 produces MQVLSGKMRDFPSCFGENGVQVADSSSSSASRAAQNLVTCVYQCRLRGRSCLITVTWSKNLMGQGLGIGIDDSSNQCLCKVDIKPWLFSKRRGSKSLEAYSCKIDIYWDLSSAKFGPGPEPLEGFYVAVVVDRQMVLLLGDLRKEAFKKTSATPVTSNAAFISKREHIFGKKVFSTKAQFFDNGQIHDLVIECDTVSVNDPCLVIRVDSKPLMQVKRLRWKFRGNHIILVDGLAVEVLWDVHNWLFGTSLGNAVFMFKTCLSPEKLWASQPLSDPNLLPWSFSQRFSDSKSQSHGFALILYAWKNE; encoded by the coding sequence ATGCAAGTTCTTAGTGGGAAGATGAGAGATTTTCCATCCTGTTTTGGTGAAAATGGGGTTCAAGTTGCTGATTCTTCATCATCAAGCGCCAGTAGGGCTGCCCAGAATTTAGTTACTTGTGTCTATCAATGCCGTTTACGCGGGCGGTCTTGCTTGATTACTGTCACATGGAGTAAAAATTTGATGGGTCAAGGCCTTGGAATTGGGATCGACGATTCGTCAAATCAGTGTCTCTGCAAGGTTGATATTAAACCCTGGCTGTTCTCCAAGAGAAGAGGGTCCAAGAGTTTAGAAGCATACTCGTgtaaaattgatatatattgGGACCTTTCTTCAGCAAAATTCGGACCCGGGCCTGAACCTTTGGAGGGATTTTATGTTGCAGTTGTTGTTGATCGACAGATGGTTCTCCTTCTTGGGGATTTGAGAAAAGAAGCTTTCAAGAAAACTAGTGCCACCCCTGTGACTTCTAATGCTGCTTTCATTTCCAAGAGAGAGCATATTTTTGGAAAGAAGGTGTTCAGTACCAAGGctcaattttttgataatgGTCAAATTCATGATCTCGTGATCGAATGTGACACTGTTAGTGTCAATGATCCGTGCCTGGTGATCCGCGTAGATAGCAAGCCCCTGATGCAGGTGAAGCGGCTTCGATGGAAGTTCCGGGGGAATCACATAATTTTGGTTGATGGGCTTGCAGTAGAAGTTTTGTGGGATGTTCATAATTGGCTCTTTGGTACATCACTTGGAAATGCTGTTTTTATGTTCAAAACATGTCTCTCCCCTGAGAAGTTATGGGCAAGCCAACCCCTCTCCGATCCAAACCTATTGCCATGGTCTTTCTCGCAAAGATTTTCAGATTCCAAATCACAATCTCATGGTTTCGCACTGATTTTGTATGCTTGGAAGAATGAATAG